The following proteins are co-located in the Leptospira weilii genome:
- a CDS encoding sterol desaturase family protein, which translates to MQGSILDLAVPFFLVLIGLEVFYSRVVGKKVYRWNDTVADLSTGVLFSLTGILVTVVSLWIYDKFRIFCSLQVLFGIPEIPLGSPFLLENGSIQIRFRNLTGWIFVFLMVDFVYYWFHRATHEINFLWACHVTHHSSEEFNLAVALRQSSFQRVFEYTFNLLIAFCGVPWQAFLLAHGILKIYQFWVHTRLIGKLGFLEEILVTPAHHRVHHGRDPKYIDKNHGGILIFWDRIFGSFAREEEEPIYGLTKPVTTFDPVYTNLHVYEEIFSLIQKTKSFKEKVLVLLKPPGWRPTSLGPSILPQEIDRSRYEKFDPIVSDQKTVLGVLEFLLWTVLSLLLLKFFRSGNLVLWKIIPVIAYIFYGFKHTGFVLDGSPRGRFRIAFLLLGGIVLSWILFFV; encoded by the coding sequence ATGCAAGGATCGATTCTAGATTTGGCGGTTCCCTTTTTTCTGGTTTTGATCGGATTGGAGGTTTTTTATTCCCGGGTGGTCGGAAAAAAAGTATATCGGTGGAACGATACGGTTGCCGATTTAAGCACTGGCGTTTTATTTTCTTTGACCGGGATCCTTGTAACGGTCGTTTCCCTTTGGATATATGATAAATTTAGAATATTCTGTTCTTTGCAAGTTCTATTCGGGATTCCGGAAATCCCTTTGGGGTCTCCGTTTTTATTGGAGAATGGAAGTATTCAAATCCGATTTCGAAATTTGACCGGCTGGATTTTCGTATTTTTAATGGTGGATTTCGTTTACTATTGGTTTCACAGGGCTACGCATGAAATTAATTTCCTCTGGGCTTGTCACGTAACGCATCATTCCAGCGAAGAATTCAATCTTGCCGTCGCTTTGCGGCAGTCTAGTTTTCAGAGGGTTTTCGAATATACCTTTAATCTTTTGATTGCATTTTGCGGAGTTCCTTGGCAGGCATTTTTATTGGCTCACGGGATTTTAAAGATCTACCAATTTTGGGTGCATACGAGATTGATCGGAAAGCTCGGATTTTTGGAGGAAATTTTGGTTACTCCGGCGCATCATCGGGTGCATCATGGAAGGGATCCAAAATACATCGATAAGAATCACGGAGGGATTTTGATTTTTTGGGATCGAATTTTCGGTTCTTTTGCGAGAGAGGAAGAAGAACCGATATATGGGCTTACAAAGCCGGTGACTACATTCGATCCCGTGTACACGAATCTTCACGTTTACGAAGAGATTTTTTCTTTGATACAAAAAACGAAGAGTTTCAAGGAGAAAGTTCTTGTTCTTCTCAAACCGCCCGGATGGAGACCGACGAGTCTCGGACCTTCCATTCTCCCCCAAGAAATCGATCGAAGCCGATATGAAAAATTCGATCCGATTGTATCCGACCAAAAGACCGTTTTAGGAGTTTTGGAATTTCTTCTTTGGACCGTTCTTTCCTTGCTGTTGCTGAAATTTTTCAGATCCGGGAATTTGGTTCTTTGGAAAATTATTCCCGTAATCGCATATATCTTTTACGGATTCAAGCATACCGGGTTTGTGTTAGACGGAAGTCCAAGAGGAAGGTTTCGAATCGCTTTTCTTCTTTTGGGGGGAATCGTTCTTTCCTGGATTTTGTTTTTCGTTTGA
- a CDS encoding SDR family NAD(P)-dependent oxidoreductase, producing MVKTAIITGGTVGIGYELSKLIAADGYDLILVARNEKTLKKVKKEIESSAKVKVDTLSMDLTDPKASKKIFDFAKKSKAVVEILVNNAGFGTSGRFDRMDLRKELQMVQVNIASLVELTHLFLQGMVERKNGKILNVASTAAFQPGPNMANYYATKAYVLSFSEAVYEDVYKDGVTVTALCPGPTKTEFFERAEITKSKFLNNPIAPIMNAKDVAEIGYDALKRGKPVVISGALNKILAQSVRITPRFVIRKIAKFLNKND from the coding sequence AATCGGTTATGAACTCAGTAAGCTTATCGCGGCGGATGGTTACGATCTGATTCTCGTAGCAAGAAACGAAAAAACTTTAAAGAAGGTAAAGAAGGAAATCGAATCGTCAGCTAAGGTAAAAGTGGATACACTTTCCATGGATCTTACGGATCCGAAGGCTTCCAAAAAGATTTTTGACTTCGCGAAAAAATCGAAAGCGGTTGTGGAAATTCTTGTGAACAACGCAGGTTTTGGAACGAGCGGAAGATTTGATCGAATGGATTTGCGGAAAGAACTTCAGATGGTCCAAGTGAACATTGCTTCTTTAGTTGAGTTGACACATCTTTTTTTGCAGGGTATGGTGGAGCGTAAAAATGGGAAAATTTTGAACGTAGCGTCCACTGCGGCGTTTCAACCCGGGCCGAACATGGCGAATTATTATGCGACGAAAGCCTATGTGTTGTCTTTTTCGGAAGCAGTTTACGAAGACGTTTATAAGGACGGAGTAACGGTAACCGCCCTTTGTCCCGGACCTACGAAAACCGAATTTTTCGAAAGAGCGGAGATAACCAAGTCGAAATTTTTGAATAATCCGATTGCTCCGATTATGAACGCGAAAGATGTCGCTGAAATCGGATACGACGCTTTGAAAAGAGGAAAACCGGTCGTAATATCGGGAGCTTTGAACAAAATATTGGCCCAAAGTGTAAGGATCACCCCCCGATTCGTTATCCGTAAGATTGCGAAATTTTTGAATAAAAACGATTGA